One genomic window of Euwallacea fornicatus isolate EFF26 chromosome 7, ASM4011564v1, whole genome shotgun sequence includes the following:
- the gw gene encoding protein Gawky isoform X5: protein MRAPTPSEPKSNIFPTYQVPQESAMRGSAPLPVQDEIAWAHRGGRADPPNRPNGVRPQSRELAASSVIFGSGRGPEAPAPNLKLQSVTDNCLLNSVTVPKIQPSDKLDDSRKFGALPLGRDIPNQKSDDLEVLDALENLNLTTLHCDSNDKNDDATDAEEYLCHKQIKLRTTFDDDNLQGYSVPLRLRGGGESSLSTGTSGWGTPPSQQGNNNNVNNTSGWGTANASNQNAAGTQQWNNNANRSPASSQSDANKTNAGGQQPPASQSNSTGWGQPGSKPPTGSNAPPAAPPSASNSVPVNAPTNTTKQQLEQLNNMREAIFSTDGWGGHVNQDTQWDIPASPEPTLKMDASAGGPPPWKPAVNNGTELWEANLRNGGQPPPQPQQKTPWGHTPSTNIGGTWGEDDDTTDSSNVWTGVPNNQQQWGNNNSNQMWGGKGATGGNTSGWGDPRAGADPRAAAAAAAVAAMDGMRPDLRAAAAASGLDPRQLDPREQMRQMSGGDMRGDPRGITGRLNGAGADFWSQSGPHAGPGGMHHPNKMPVGPGNAAGWEEPSPPTQRRNMPNYDDGTSLWGAPQPGTHWKGIPTGAAAMGAGRAGPPGMAPGRKPDGGVWSGGGRNGWDEVGGGPGGAAWVDEPGAPWSKPKGPGGLWDSNDLDWGHKSQQKPQLTKEQVWNSKQFRMLVDMGYKKEDVENALRVREMNVEDALEFLSPLRGRGNDGWSAGGRHEDHFEHNQFPGPQRGAYPGIGGPAGNPLATGGFPPGAGPGLLNSSGGGAGQGNSSLINSISPAVVHKMLNQSQNSGGVGGQGFVGSSGGRPMQPQGQPSTQQLRMLVQQIQMAVQAGYLNHQILNQPLAPQTLFLLNQLLQQIKTLQQLNNQQQIHVQSSKGNMTNPALMQYSVLITKTKQQIMNIQNQIQAQQALYVKQQQGNIGGYDFKANPMHDSINALQGSFADLALNKDANQQQSRLNQWINKDKEESIEFSRAPGSSSKPVATSPNMGPLGLTQPDGPWSSGRSGDTGWPDSSGGDASNDVKEAQWTAAPQPSLTDLVPEFEPGKPWKGNQIKSIEDDPSITPGSVVRSPLSLAAINVKDNELFGINASKSPPASDAMQSLSSSTWSFNPPSTSSAFTSSQVKLPSSKGNLGDLNPGTAVTSELWPTQKSRGPPPGLAGKGGGGSLANGWTGQLGGGSAPWSGNAAQRNSGNWGGSGGASQWLLLRNLTAQIDGSTLRTLCMQHGPLLSFHLHLHQGFALAKYSSREEATKAQTALNNCVLGNTTILAENPTDWDANTLMQNIAANQQSGSSGGWRSSSTKPGGAGDTWSSTAWPNNPSSLWGNSTLDSSDPARATPSSLNSFLPNDLLGGESM, encoded by the exons ATGCGCGCCCCCACCCCCTCCGAGCCGAAGTCTAATATATTTCCTACCTATCAAGTGCCTCAAGAGTCAGCCATGCGGGGCAGCGCACCCCTACCAGTACAAGACGAAATCGCGTGGGCGCATCGGGGGGGTCGAGCCGACCCCCCGAACCGTCCTAATGGCGTTCGCCCCCAATCCCGGGAGCTCGCCGCCTCATCTGTGATATTTGGCTCTGGTCGGGGCCCCGAGGCCCCCGCCCCTAATCTTAAGCTGCAATCTGTGACCGATAACTGTCTTCTGAACTCTGTTACCGTACCAAAAATACAAC cTAGCGATAAGTTAGATGATAGTCGTAAGTTTGGTGCTTTGCCCCTCGGACGAGACATTCCCAACCAAAAGTCTGATGACCTCGAAGTACTCGACGCTTTGGAGAACCTGAACTTGACTACTCTTCACTGCGATAGCAACGACAAGAACGATGATGCGACTGATGCTGAAGAATACTTGTGCCACAA GCAAATCAAATTGCGCACAACTTTCGATGATGACAACCTACAAGGATATTCGGTCCCCTTGAGGTTACGAGGAGGTGGAGAAAGCTCTCTCAGCACTGGTACCTCTGGATGGGGCACCCCTCCTTCTCAACAGGGCAATAACAATAATG TGAATAATACGAGCGGCTGGGGTACTGCGAATGCTTCGAATCAAAACGCCGCGGGTACCCAGCAGTGGAACAACAATGCTAATCGCTCACCCGCTTCTTCACAAAGCGACG CCAACAAAACAAACGCAGGTGGCCAGCAGCCTCCGGCTTCACAATCCAACAGCACTGGTTGGGGCCAGCCAGGATCAAAGCCTCCGACTGGTAGCAATGCGCCCCCGGCGGCTCCACCTTCAGCGTCCAACAGCGTCCCCGTCAACGCCCCCACTAACACCACTAAGCAGCAGCTCGAACAGTTAAACAACATGCGTGAAGCCATCTTCAGTACTGATGGCTGGGGCGGGCACGTCAATCAAGACACTCAGTGGGACATTCCGGCCAGTCCAGAACCAACTTTAAAGATGGATGCCAGTGCTGGAGGACCACCCCCGTGGAAACCAGCAGTTAATAATGGAACAGAGTTATGGGAGGCGAATTTGCGCAATGGAGGCCAGCCTCCGCCGCAGCCTCAACAGAAAACCCCATGGGGTCATACCCCCTCCACCAATATTGGCGGGACTTGGGGCGAAGATGATGACACTACCGATAGCTCGAATGTGTGGACTGGAGTTCCCAATAATCAACAACAATGGGGAAACAATAATTCGAATCAAATGTGGGGAGGTAAGG GCGCGACAGGCGGTAACACTTCAGGTTGGGGTGATCCCCGTGCTGGTGCCGATCCGCGCGCAGCCGCGGCAGCGGCTGCCGTTGCTGCAATGGATGGAATGCGACCCGATCTTCGCGCAGCCGCCGCAGCTTCAGGACTCGACCCAAGACAGCTCGATCCTCGAGAACAAATGCGTCAAATGAGTGGAGGCGATATGCGTGGTGACCCTAGAG GAATCACCGGAAGACTGAACGGCGCCGGCGCTGATTTTTGGAGCCAGAGCGGACCTCACGCCGGACCAGGTGGCATGCACCATCCCAATAAGATGCCCGTGGGGCCTGGCAATGCTGCCGGTTGGGAGGAACCTTCCCCCCCGACTCAGAGACGAAATATGCCGAACTACGATGACGGTACTTCCTTATGGGGTGCCCCCCAACCAG GGACTCATTGGAAAGGTATTCCTACAGGCGCGGCCGCTATGGGCGCAGGTAGGGCTGGGCCACCCGGCATGGCCCCTGGACGCAAGCCCGATGGTGGTGTCTGGAGTGGTGGTGGTCGCAACGGATGGGATGAGGTAGGCGGAGGTCCCGGAGGAGCTGCCTGGGTAGACGAGCCAGGAGCCCCGTGGTCCAAGCCCAAGGGCCCTGGAGGTTTGTGGGATTCTAATGATTTGGATTGGGGACACAAGTCGCAGCAAAAGCCTCAGCTTACGAAGGAGCAAGTATGGAACTCGAAACAGTTTCGAATGCTCGTTGATATGGGATATAAG AAAGAGGACGTAGAAAACGCTCTTAGAGTGCGCGAAATGAACGTGGAAGATGCGTTAGAGTTTCTCAGTCCTCTGCGCGGTCGTGGTAACGACGGCTGGAGTGCTGGTGGTCGTCACGAGGACCATTTCGAGCACAACCAATTCCCGGGACCCCAGCGAGGCGCGTATCCCGGTATCGGAGGCCCCGCTGGAAATCCCTTGGCAACTGGTGGTTTTCCTCCAGGTGCCGGTCCCGGCCTGCTTAACAGCTCAGGCGGCGGTGCTGGTCAAGGCAACAG CTCTTTAATTAACAGTATTTCTCCGGCCGTGGTCCACAAAATGCTAAATCAGTCTCAAAATTCTGGAGGCGTAGGTGGTCAAGGATTTGTAGGATCTTCAGGAGGACGGCCGATGCAGCCACAGGGACAACCCTCTACTCAACAGTTGCGCATGCTCGTTCAACAAATACAAATGGCTGTTCAAGCTGGGTATCTGAACCATCAG atATTAAATCAGCCTCTTGCTCCTCAGACTCTATTTCTTCTTAATCAATTACTTCAGCAGATAAAGACGCTGCAGCAACTAAATAATCAGCAGCAAATACACGTTCAATCGTCGAAGGGAAACATGACCAATCCAGCTCTAATGCAGTATTCGGTTCTCATTACCAAGACTAAGCAACAAATCATGAACATTCAA AATCAGATTCAAGCCCAGCAAGCTCTTTACGTCAAGCAACAACAGGGCAACATTGGGGGGTACGACTTCAAAGCTAATCCGATGCATGACTCAATCAACGCCTTGCAAGGCAGTTTCGCTGATTTGGCTTTAAACAAAGATGCG AATCAGCAGCAGTCAAGACTTAACCAGTGGATAAACAAAGACAAAGAGGAGAGCATCGAATTTAGCCGAGCTCCCGGTTCCTCATCCAAGCCAGTAGCTACCTCACCGAACATGGGGCCGTTGGGATTAACTCAGCCCGATGG ACCCTGGTCGAGCGGCCGTTCCGGGGACACCGGCTGGCCGGATTCTAGCGGTGGCGACGCTTCCAACGACGTGAAAGAAGCACAGTGGACCGCAGCGCCCCAACCTTCCTTGACTGATCTCGTACCTGAATTTGAACCTGGAAAACCGTGGAAG GGCAATCAGATCAAATCGATTGAAGACGATCCGAGCATCACGCCCGGTTCAGTGGTGCGCTCGCCGCTGTCGCTCGCCGCCATCAACGTCAAAGATAACGAGCTGTTCGGCATTAATGCGAGCAAGAGTCCTCCGGCTAGTGACGCCATGCAATCTCTCAGCTCATCCACGTGGTCGTTTAACCCCCCTTCTACCTCTAGTGCTTTCACCag TTCTCAAGTCAAGCTACCCTCAAGCAAAGGTAACTTGGGTGACTTGAATCCCGGCACCGCAGTTACCTCGGAACTATGGCCAACACAGAAGTCACGCGGCCCACCACCCGGTCTAGCAGGCAAAGGGGGCGGCGGTAGTCTCGCTAATGGGTGGACCGGACAATTAGGAGGTGGTTCAGCACCATGGAGCGGCAATGCGGCTCAACGCAACTCCGGTAACTGGGGCGGGTCTGGTGGAGCTTCCCAGTGGCTGCTATTGAGAAATTTAACCGCCCAG ATTGATGGATCGACTCTAAGAACGCTTTGCATGCAACATGGCCCATTGCTAAGTTTCCACCTTCACCTACACCAAGGTTTTGCACTTGCCAAATATTCATCCCGCGAGGAGGCCACGAAG GCGCAGACAGCGTTGAATAACTGCGTTCTCGGCAACACGACAATTCTTGCTGAAAACCCCACAGATTGGGACGCCAACACTCTGATGCAGAACATCGCCGCCAACCAGCAGAGCGGTTCTTCTGGAGGATGGCGCAGTTCCTCGACTAAACCGG GTGGGGCTGGTGACACATGGAGTTCAACGGCATGGCCTAACAACCCGTCAAGTCTCTGGGGTAACTCCACCCTGGACTCGAGCGACCCGGCCAGAGCTACCCCCTCCAGCCTGAACTCATTCTTACCCAACGACTTACTAGGCGGTGAGTCAatgtaa
- the gw gene encoding protein Gawky isoform X1, whose translation MRAPTPSEPKSNIFPTYQVPQESAMRGSAPLPVQDEIAWAHRGGRADPPNRPNGVRPQSRELAASSVIFGSGRGPEAPAPNLKLQSVTDNCLLNSVTVPKIQRNDRYTVAHNNLTNNNNVASDKLDDSRKFGALPLGRDIPNQKSDDLEVLDALENLNLTTLHCDSNDKNDDATDAEEYLCHKQIKLRTTFDDDNLQGYSVPLRLRGGGESSLSTGTSGWGTPPSQQGNNNNVNNTSGWGTANASNQNAAGTQQWNNNANRSPASSQSDANKTNAGGQQPPASQSNSTGWGQPGSKPPTGSNAPPAAPPSASNSVPVNAPTNTTKQQLEQLNNMREAIFSTDGWGGHVNQDTQWDIPASPEPTLKMDASAGGPPPWKPAVNNGTELWEANLRNGGQPPPQPQQKTPWGHTPSTNIGGTWGEDDDTTDSSNVWTGVPNNQQQWGNNNSNQMWGGKGATGGNTSGWGDPRAGADPRAAAAAAAVAAMDGMRPDLRAAAAASGLDPRQLDPREQMRQMSGGDMRGDPRGITGRLNGAGADFWSQSGPHAGPGGMHHPNKMPVGPGNAAGWEEPSPPTQRRNMPNYDDGTSLWGAPQPGTHWKGIPTGAAAMGAGRAGPPGMAPGRKPDGGVWSGGGRNGWDEVGGGPGGAAWVDEPGAPWSKPKGPGGLWDSNDLDWGHKSQQKPQLTKEQVWNSKQFRMLVDMGYKKEDVENALRVREMNVEDALEFLSPLRGRGNDGWSAGGRHEDHFEHNQFPGPQRGAYPGIGGPAGNPLATGGFPPGAGPGLLNSSGGGAGQGNSSLINSISPAVVHKMLNQSQNSGGVGGQGFVGSSGGRPMQPQGQPSTQQLRMLVQQIQMAVQAGYLNHQILNQPLAPQTLFLLNQLLQQIKTLQQLNNQQQIHVQSSKGNMTNPALMQYSVLITKTKQQIMNIQNQIQAQQALYVKQQQGNIGGYDFKANPMHDSINALQGSFADLALNKDANQQQSRLNQWINKDKEESIEFSRAPGSSSKPVATSPNMGPLGLTQPDGPWSSGRSGDTGWPDSSGGDASNDVKEAQWTAAPQPSLTDLVPEFEPGKPWKGNQIKSIEDDPSITPGSVVRSPLSLAAINVKDNELFGINASKSPPASDAMQSLSSSTWSFNPPSTSSAFTSSQVKLPSSKGNLGDLNPGTAVTSELWPTQKSRGPPPGLAGKGGGGSLANGWTGQLGGGSAPWSGNAAQRNSGNWGGSGGASQWLLLRNLTAQIDGSTLRTLCMQHGPLLSFHLHLHQGFALAKYSSREEATKAQTALNNCVLGNTTILAENPTDWDANTLMQNIAANQQSGSSGGWRSSSTKPGGAGDTWSSTAWPNNPSSLWGNSTLDSSDPARATPSSLNSFLPNDLLGGESM comes from the exons ATGCGCGCCCCCACCCCCTCCGAGCCGAAGTCTAATATATTTCCTACCTATCAAGTGCCTCAAGAGTCAGCCATGCGGGGCAGCGCACCCCTACCAGTACAAGACGAAATCGCGTGGGCGCATCGGGGGGGTCGAGCCGACCCCCCGAACCGTCCTAATGGCGTTCGCCCCCAATCCCGGGAGCTCGCCGCCTCATCTGTGATATTTGGCTCTGGTCGGGGCCCCGAGGCCCCCGCCCCTAATCTTAAGCTGCAATCTGTGACCGATAACTGTCTTCTGAACTCTGTTACCGTACCAAAAATACAACGTAATGACCGCTACACGGTCGCCCACAATAAtttaactaataataataatgtagcTAGCGATAAGTTAGATGATAGTCGTAAGTTTGGTGCTTTGCCCCTCGGACGAGACATTCCCAACCAAAAGTCTGATGACCTCGAAGTACTCGACGCTTTGGAGAACCTGAACTTGACTACTCTTCACTGCGATAGCAACGACAAGAACGATGATGCGACTGATGCTGAAGAATACTTGTGCCACAA GCAAATCAAATTGCGCACAACTTTCGATGATGACAACCTACAAGGATATTCGGTCCCCTTGAGGTTACGAGGAGGTGGAGAAAGCTCTCTCAGCACTGGTACCTCTGGATGGGGCACCCCTCCTTCTCAACAGGGCAATAACAATAATG TGAATAATACGAGCGGCTGGGGTACTGCGAATGCTTCGAATCAAAACGCCGCGGGTACCCAGCAGTGGAACAACAATGCTAATCGCTCACCCGCTTCTTCACAAAGCGACG CCAACAAAACAAACGCAGGTGGCCAGCAGCCTCCGGCTTCACAATCCAACAGCACTGGTTGGGGCCAGCCAGGATCAAAGCCTCCGACTGGTAGCAATGCGCCCCCGGCGGCTCCACCTTCAGCGTCCAACAGCGTCCCCGTCAACGCCCCCACTAACACCACTAAGCAGCAGCTCGAACAGTTAAACAACATGCGTGAAGCCATCTTCAGTACTGATGGCTGGGGCGGGCACGTCAATCAAGACACTCAGTGGGACATTCCGGCCAGTCCAGAACCAACTTTAAAGATGGATGCCAGTGCTGGAGGACCACCCCCGTGGAAACCAGCAGTTAATAATGGAACAGAGTTATGGGAGGCGAATTTGCGCAATGGAGGCCAGCCTCCGCCGCAGCCTCAACAGAAAACCCCATGGGGTCATACCCCCTCCACCAATATTGGCGGGACTTGGGGCGAAGATGATGACACTACCGATAGCTCGAATGTGTGGACTGGAGTTCCCAATAATCAACAACAATGGGGAAACAATAATTCGAATCAAATGTGGGGAGGTAAGG GCGCGACAGGCGGTAACACTTCAGGTTGGGGTGATCCCCGTGCTGGTGCCGATCCGCGCGCAGCCGCGGCAGCGGCTGCCGTTGCTGCAATGGATGGAATGCGACCCGATCTTCGCGCAGCCGCCGCAGCTTCAGGACTCGACCCAAGACAGCTCGATCCTCGAGAACAAATGCGTCAAATGAGTGGAGGCGATATGCGTGGTGACCCTAGAG GAATCACCGGAAGACTGAACGGCGCCGGCGCTGATTTTTGGAGCCAGAGCGGACCTCACGCCGGACCAGGTGGCATGCACCATCCCAATAAGATGCCCGTGGGGCCTGGCAATGCTGCCGGTTGGGAGGAACCTTCCCCCCCGACTCAGAGACGAAATATGCCGAACTACGATGACGGTACTTCCTTATGGGGTGCCCCCCAACCAG GGACTCATTGGAAAGGTATTCCTACAGGCGCGGCCGCTATGGGCGCAGGTAGGGCTGGGCCACCCGGCATGGCCCCTGGACGCAAGCCCGATGGTGGTGTCTGGAGTGGTGGTGGTCGCAACGGATGGGATGAGGTAGGCGGAGGTCCCGGAGGAGCTGCCTGGGTAGACGAGCCAGGAGCCCCGTGGTCCAAGCCCAAGGGCCCTGGAGGTTTGTGGGATTCTAATGATTTGGATTGGGGACACAAGTCGCAGCAAAAGCCTCAGCTTACGAAGGAGCAAGTATGGAACTCGAAACAGTTTCGAATGCTCGTTGATATGGGATATAAG AAAGAGGACGTAGAAAACGCTCTTAGAGTGCGCGAAATGAACGTGGAAGATGCGTTAGAGTTTCTCAGTCCTCTGCGCGGTCGTGGTAACGACGGCTGGAGTGCTGGTGGTCGTCACGAGGACCATTTCGAGCACAACCAATTCCCGGGACCCCAGCGAGGCGCGTATCCCGGTATCGGAGGCCCCGCTGGAAATCCCTTGGCAACTGGTGGTTTTCCTCCAGGTGCCGGTCCCGGCCTGCTTAACAGCTCAGGCGGCGGTGCTGGTCAAGGCAACAG CTCTTTAATTAACAGTATTTCTCCGGCCGTGGTCCACAAAATGCTAAATCAGTCTCAAAATTCTGGAGGCGTAGGTGGTCAAGGATTTGTAGGATCTTCAGGAGGACGGCCGATGCAGCCACAGGGACAACCCTCTACTCAACAGTTGCGCATGCTCGTTCAACAAATACAAATGGCTGTTCAAGCTGGGTATCTGAACCATCAG atATTAAATCAGCCTCTTGCTCCTCAGACTCTATTTCTTCTTAATCAATTACTTCAGCAGATAAAGACGCTGCAGCAACTAAATAATCAGCAGCAAATACACGTTCAATCGTCGAAGGGAAACATGACCAATCCAGCTCTAATGCAGTATTCGGTTCTCATTACCAAGACTAAGCAACAAATCATGAACATTCAA AATCAGATTCAAGCCCAGCAAGCTCTTTACGTCAAGCAACAACAGGGCAACATTGGGGGGTACGACTTCAAAGCTAATCCGATGCATGACTCAATCAACGCCTTGCAAGGCAGTTTCGCTGATTTGGCTTTAAACAAAGATGCG AATCAGCAGCAGTCAAGACTTAACCAGTGGATAAACAAAGACAAAGAGGAGAGCATCGAATTTAGCCGAGCTCCCGGTTCCTCATCCAAGCCAGTAGCTACCTCACCGAACATGGGGCCGTTGGGATTAACTCAGCCCGATGG ACCCTGGTCGAGCGGCCGTTCCGGGGACACCGGCTGGCCGGATTCTAGCGGTGGCGACGCTTCCAACGACGTGAAAGAAGCACAGTGGACCGCAGCGCCCCAACCTTCCTTGACTGATCTCGTACCTGAATTTGAACCTGGAAAACCGTGGAAG GGCAATCAGATCAAATCGATTGAAGACGATCCGAGCATCACGCCCGGTTCAGTGGTGCGCTCGCCGCTGTCGCTCGCCGCCATCAACGTCAAAGATAACGAGCTGTTCGGCATTAATGCGAGCAAGAGTCCTCCGGCTAGTGACGCCATGCAATCTCTCAGCTCATCCACGTGGTCGTTTAACCCCCCTTCTACCTCTAGTGCTTTCACCag TTCTCAAGTCAAGCTACCCTCAAGCAAAGGTAACTTGGGTGACTTGAATCCCGGCACCGCAGTTACCTCGGAACTATGGCCAACACAGAAGTCACGCGGCCCACCACCCGGTCTAGCAGGCAAAGGGGGCGGCGGTAGTCTCGCTAATGGGTGGACCGGACAATTAGGAGGTGGTTCAGCACCATGGAGCGGCAATGCGGCTCAACGCAACTCCGGTAACTGGGGCGGGTCTGGTGGAGCTTCCCAGTGGCTGCTATTGAGAAATTTAACCGCCCAG ATTGATGGATCGACTCTAAGAACGCTTTGCATGCAACATGGCCCATTGCTAAGTTTCCACCTTCACCTACACCAAGGTTTTGCACTTGCCAAATATTCATCCCGCGAGGAGGCCACGAAG GCGCAGACAGCGTTGAATAACTGCGTTCTCGGCAACACGACAATTCTTGCTGAAAACCCCACAGATTGGGACGCCAACACTCTGATGCAGAACATCGCCGCCAACCAGCAGAGCGGTTCTTCTGGAGGATGGCGCAGTTCCTCGACTAAACCGG GTGGGGCTGGTGACACATGGAGTTCAACGGCATGGCCTAACAACCCGTCAAGTCTCTGGGGTAACTCCACCCTGGACTCGAGCGACCCGGCCAGAGCTACCCCCTCCAGCCTGAACTCATTCTTACCCAACGACTTACTAGGCGGTGAGTCAatgtaa